The window CCCGGTGGGTCATAGTGCAATCCGACACGCAACAAATCCGGGTCGGGCTGTTGAAGCTTGCCGCGATAAAGATTAAAAAGGTTATCGGCTTCGTCAGGGTTGCGGGTAAATTCAGGCCAATCGCCATTCGCGAGAACGTGTTCATGCCAACGGGTTTCAAATTCACACGCAAAAATTGACAGTGCCCGCTCATTGACTTGCGTGTTGTAAAGCGTTCTGACGACACCAGGCATCAATGGGTCGATGGTCAGCCCTAAATCCTGCCCGGTTAACAAGCGACGCACACCGTGTATATGTCGATACGTGCCAACCTCATTGAGGTTAGCGCCACCTGTCCGGCTTGCAGCGTCACTGCGCGTGTTATAATCACCCACCATGACCACAAATTTACCTGTCACAATCACTTTCTGTCGGCTGGTACTGGTGTATTTGCTGTTTGTGATCCCGCCGAACGTCACCCAAGCCGCCGGAAATGCCCGGATGATATTGCCCATATCCACATCGAGTTCACCGCTGTAGTTGGCAACTTCACGTAACATTCGCCCCATACCCAGCGTTAGACGTTGAATGATGCTGCTTTCAATTTGAGTGATCAAAATGCACCTCCGCGCGTTGAGTCACGACCAAACTGACGTTGACTGCTTCCAAATTTCATTTGTGAAGACGACTTGATCACTTGACCGTTATCGGAACGCCCCAGACTAATTTTGCCTTCGGCCACGCGCTCAAAAAAACGAATAGCATCGTCATAGCGTGTCTGGATTTCAGGCGTGGACATTTTATACGTTGTTGCCAGATGGTAACGGGCAATGTCACAGCATCGCCCCGTCAATATCCGAGCACCATCTGCAAAGGGGAGCGCATAACGCCCCACAAGATAACCGTCAATTTCACTGCTCGCGCGTTCCAGCGCATAAACCATCACCTCAGTATTGATTTGTCCTGTCATGGCTTCATCAGTGAGGCTCACACATTCGCGTTCACCAAAGGTTTTCACCATGTCATCTTGTGTGGCGTACATAGCAGGCTCCCTTATTTGCCTTTCGGTGCGGGTTTATCATCCGATTTTTTATTTTCGGATGGCTCTACGGGGGCATTAGGCGTATTTAAGAGAGCAAGCTCTGCGTGTAAGGCTTGATTTTCATCCGTCAGGCGCTTCACTTCCGCTTTCAATGCACTGATTTGCTTCTCTGCACCCGCATCAGGCTGTTTTTTTTCTGCACCCGCGTCACCCACAGAGACCACGAGCATCGGCTCAGATTGCAGCACGTTTAGCTGGTCTTTGGTGAAGTGGTCGTCTGGGTACTCCGTCGCGGTGTCACTGTGCGCAATCCCACAGCGACGAAACCCATTCACTTTCGCAGTAATAATAATCGGCATTACGCATCACTCCCTGTTGAGCCATAGGCTAATTGCCAAAAACCATACCCCCCTGCGGCACGTGCTTCGGCACCGAACAGGAATTTTTTGCGCTTAAAGACACCATCACTGTTCATGTCGGTTTGTTCAACCAGCACAGGTGCTTTGCGCTCTTGGTAGATAATCGGTAAAACGGCTT is drawn from Providencia huaxiensis and contains these coding sequences:
- a CDS encoding HI1506-related protein — encoded protein: MPIIITAKVNGFRRCGIAHSDTATEYPDDHFTKDQLNVLQSEPMLVVSVGDAGAEKKQPDAGAEKQISALKAEVKRLTDENQALHAELALLNTPNAPVEPSENKKSDDKPAPKGK
- a CDS encoding DUF1834 family protein produces the protein MITQIESSIIQRLTLGMGRMLREVANYSGELDVDMGNIIRAFPAAWVTFGGITNSKYTSTSRQKVIVTGKFVVMVGDYNTRSDAASRTGGANLNEVGTYRHIHGVRRLLTGQDLGLTIDPLMPGVVRTLYNTQVNERALSIFACEFETRWHEHVLANGDWPEFTRNPDEADNLFNLYRGKLQQPDPDLLRVGLHYDPPGVGSAEAPADLVPTRKPTP
- a CDS encoding gp436 family protein; the protein is MYATQDDMVKTFGERECVSLTDEAMTGQINTEVMVYALERASSEIDGYLVGRYALPFADGARILTGRCCDIARYHLATTYKMSTPEIQTRYDDAIRFFERVAEGKISLGRSDNGQVIKSSSQMKFGSSQRQFGRDSTRGGAF